One window of the Hemitrygon akajei chromosome 5, sHemAka1.3, whole genome shotgun sequence genome contains the following:
- the LOC140727832 gene encoding TLR adapter interacting with SLC15A4 on the lysosome-like, producing the protein MLSEGFICGIPYWNEYQRECRTEKRQQNPLNDDMVHELTSVSNFRRGSHSDSANPALSLLGRCKSFGRSLRSSGQEKKMTPLVQVSKVTPIARQRSLVVDIPGSSGVSKETYFVPSCCKSICDNYNDLQIAGDHVLPIDSETSGLTSQSSHEVNMGPFLYSLEIPSPESPKLSEYPNKPLNSDSSCWRDSSGKDKSIIQHSQPLTNSVLNDYLEQKVLEVYKQYMVDNMVNNPSPTKIMESELIMNNVDQISMQISRERNMETMKAKDIVISCLLRLASEIQSNELSTPILQISS; encoded by the coding sequence ATGTTAAGTGAAGGCTTCATCTGTGGAATTCCATACTGGAATGAATACCAAAGGGAATGTAGGACTGAGAAGAGACAACAAAACCCATTAAATGATGACATGGTGCATGAGTTGACCTCAGTCAGTAACTTTCGGCGTGGCTCTCACTCTGATTCAGCAAATCCGGCTCTGTCACTTCTCGGAAGGTGCAAGTCTTTTGGCAGGTCACTCAGATCGAGCGGACAGGAGAAGAAAATGACACCACTGGTACAGGTCTCAAAGGTGACTCCTATTGCCAGGCAGAGGTCCCTGGTGGTAGATATTCCAGGAAGTTCTGGTGTGAGCAAGGAAACTTACTTTGTTCCCTCGTGCTGCAAAAGTATTTGTGACAATTACAATGACCTGCAGATTGCTGGAGATCATGTGTTGCCAATTGATTCTGAAACATCTGGCCTGACTTCCCAAAGCAGCCATGAAGTAAACATGGGTCCattcttgtattcactggaaatcCCATCACCAGAGTCTCCAAAACTGTCAGAATACCCAAACAAGCCACTCAATAGTGACTCATCTTGTTGGCGCGATAGCAGTGGTAAAGACAAAAGCATCATCCAGCACTCTCAACCACTCACCAACTCTGTTCTCAATGATTATCTTGAGCAGAAAGTTCTAGAAGTCTACAAGCAGTACATGGTGGACAATATGGTGAATAATCCATCGCCAACAAAAATAATGGAATCAGAACTTATAATGAATAATGTTGACCAAATCAGCATGCAGATATCAAGAGAACGGAATATGGAAACTATGAAAGCTAAGGACATTGTTATCAGCTGTTTGTTGCGACTTGCAAGTGAAATACAATCAAATGAGCTCAGTACTCCAATTTTACAGATATCTTCATGA